A window of Nomascus leucogenys isolate Asia chromosome X, Asia_NLE_v1, whole genome shotgun sequence contains these coding sequences:
- the TIMM8A gene encoding mitochondrial import inner membrane translocase subunit Tim8 A, protein MDSSSSSSAAGLGAVDPQLQHFIEVETQKQRFQQLVHQMTELCWEKCMDKPGPKLDSRAEACFVNCVERFIDTSQFILNRLEQTQKSKPVFSESLSD, encoded by the exons ATggattcctcctcctcttcctccgcGGCGGGTTTGGGTGCAGTGGACCCGCAGTTGCAGCATTTCATCGAGGTAGAGACTCAAAAGCAGCGCTTCCAGCAGCTGGTGCACCAGATGACTGAACTTTGTTGG GAGAAGTGCATGGACAAGCCTGGGCCAAAGTTGGACAGTCGGGCTGAGGCCTGTTTTGTGAACTGCGTTGAGCGCTTCATTGATACAAGCCAGTTCATCTTGAATCGACTGGAACAGACCCAGAAATCCAAGCCAGTTTTCTCAGAAAGCCTTTCTGACTGA